GATACTTAGTACTTatattgtatatttatatatatccaagggtctcaaaacactttagtagagggtgtgtgtgtcattatccccattgtgagatgggaaactgaggcacagagaagtgaggCAGTATAATCATCCTCTTCAATGTTACTGAAGCAGTTTGTATTTAAATACAGGTCAACAAGGACAAAGTGAAGCAGCTTATGAGGGGGATTGGAAAAGAGATCCACCAGCTGAACATGGCTGGCTGCTACTGGCTGCCCAGTTCGACAATTGACTATGTAATACGATGCAAGAACCTGGTGAAGCTGAACTTGTCTGGCTGCCATCTCACCTCCCTCCGCCTCTCCAAGATGCTCTCTGCTCTCCAGCACTTGCGCTCACTGGCAATTGATGTAAACCCTGGTTTTGATGCCAGCCAGTTGAGCAGTGAATGTAAAGCCACACTTAGTCGTGTACTGGAGCTCAAGCAGACCCTTTACACACCGTCGTATGGGGTGGTTCCATGCTGCACCAGCCTTGAGAAACTGCTGCTCTATTTTGAGATCCTAGACCGATCCCGAGAAGGCTTCATTTTGTCTGGCCAGCTGATGGTGGGTGAAAGTAATGTCCCCCACTACCAGAACCTTCGTGTCTTTTATGCTAGGTTGGCTCCTGGCTATGTCAATCAGGAGGTGGTGAGACTGTATCTGGCAGTGCTAAGTGACCGGACCCCAGAGAATCTTCATGCCTTTCTCATTTCTGCCCCTGGCAGTTTTGCAGAGAGTGGAACCACTAAAAACCTTTTGGACTCCATGGCTCGAAATGTATGTTTGGATGCTTTGCAATTGCCCAAATCCTGGATTAATGGATCTGGCCTCCTTCAGCACTTGAAGTTCAACAACCCTTTCTACTTCAGCTTCAGCCGCTGCACCTTATCTGGTGGCCACCTGATCCTGCGGGTTATTAATGGTGGGAAGGATCTCAAAAGCTTGACCAGTTTGAATCTCAGTGGCTGCATTCACTGTCTGTCTTCTGACTCCTTGTTTCGGAAGGCAGAAGATGATATTGACAGCAGCATTCTGGAGAGTCTAGTTGTTTCCTGCTGCAATCTGAGACATCTGAATCTTTCTGCTGCCCATCATCACAGCTCGGAAAGCCTAGGGAAGCATTTGTGCCAGCTCCTGGCACGGCTAAGGCACCTGCTGTCTTTGGCGCTGCCAGTTTGCTCCATCACAGATGTTCCTACAAACACAGACAAGCTACCTGTACAGTCTGTGACTAATGTGGTGTCCCCAGGCCTTGGAAAGAAAATCCGGATCGGGGTGCCAACATACGCCAAGAACTTCTTGGAGCAGTCAAATCAGAAGTCTcaatcctctgtgttttggaCTCTATTGGAGAACCTCCCATTTTTGAAAAACTTGGAGTTAATTGGGTCCAGCTTTTCCTCTGCCATGCCCCGGAATGAGCCAGCAATTCGGAACTCACTGCCCCCTTGCAGCCGGGCACAGAGTGTTGGGGATTCAGAGGTGGCTGCCATTGGCCAGTTGAACTTTTTGCAGAACCTCACTTTAGCACAGATGCCTAATATCCTGACTGGTTCTGGGCTTGTTAGCATTGGATTGCAGTGCCAGCATCTGCGGACTCTCTCGTTAGCCAATCTGGGCATGATGGGAAAAGTGGTCTATATGTCTGCCCTCATGGACATGCTGAAACACTGCAAGTGCTTGAGGGATCTCAGGTGAGGGCCTGTTGTTGATCTCCATTTTCATTCATGCGTGTctagaaaggtgtgtgtgtgtgtgtggagaagagGGGGATCTTTTTGGACCAACGTAAGGAGGAGAGTATACTAGTTTCTAGGTCCCAAGGAAGGAAGCTGTGTTGGCTTGAAAATTAGAGGGTTTTCCTCCTGAATAGCAGGATTGTTGAGATGGGCGTGGATGGTGTGTCCTGTATTGTCCTTGAGAAGCAGAGGTAGTCAGTATACCCTCAAGCCCCTGTGGGCTCCAAGGAGGACATATTCCTAAGACTGCGTCTTGGCAGTGCAGAGCATTACAAGTTAACATGTTGGTCTACAAAGAGCTCTCTTATCGAACCTCTGGTTAGATCTCTTAGCTGGTGTTTGCTCTATGCTGCCCAGCATCACAGAACATTTACCCTCCAAAAGCTGTCTTCATTGCTGCTTCTGAATTGGCCTTTCTCCATAGAGTCTGAATGCTTTAACTCTCCCAAACAAAGGTAGCAAGTCTCATCCAGGTACATAAAGAAACCTCAGCTATAGCTAAATAACAGTGATGAAAATGACATGGTGTAAATTCTGTCAACATTCTCACAACAGGTTTCTTCATGAGGTCTGCAGATGGCATTTAGGTCAATAgaactttttccttttaaaggtttcagagtagcagccatgttagtctgtattcgcaaaaagaaaaggaggacttgtggcaccttagagactaatcaatttatttgagcatgagctttcatgagctacagcccacttcatcggatgcata
The Eretmochelys imbricata isolate rEreImb1 chromosome 10, rEreImb1.hap1, whole genome shotgun sequence genome window above contains:
- the FBXL18 gene encoding F-box/LRR-repeat protein 18; amino-acid sequence: MFDPGQEMLSAEIGEDSNGINLMEFSDEILLHILSYVPCTDLVLNVRRTCRKLATLCLDKSLTHTVLLHKEYQVNKDKVKQLMRGIGKEIHQLNMAGCYWLPSSTIDYVIRCKNLVKLNLSGCHLTSLRLSKMLSALQHLRSLAIDVNPGFDASQLSSECKATLSRVLELKQTLYTPSYGVVPCCTSLEKLLLYFEILDRSREGFILSGQLMVGESNVPHYQNLRVFYARLAPGYVNQEVVRLYLAVLSDRTPENLHAFLISAPGSFAESGTTKNLLDSMARNVCLDALQLPKSWINGSGLLQHLKFNNPFYFSFSRCTLSGGHLILRVINGGKDLKSLTSLNLSGCIHCLSSDSLFRKAEDDIDSSILESLVVSCCNLRHLNLSAAHHHSSESLGKHLCQLLARLRHLLSLALPVCSITDVPTNTDKLPVQSVTNVVSPGLGKKIRIGVPTYAKNFLEQSNQKSQSSVFWTLLENLPFLKNLELIGSSFSSAMPRNEPAIRNSLPPCSRAQSVGDSEVAAIGQLNFLQNLTLAQMPNILTGSGLVSIGLQCQHLRTLSLANLGMMGKVVYMSALMDMLKHCKCLRDLRLEQPYFSANTQFFQALSHCSSLQRLCIISRSGTLQSDAVMSFMANCLEVIMCHMFMGESLTVCKNLQQSIVRSFQADRPALNVIIFPLLHEDLTEVIRDVPMMHLDEITLFKSRVAEEPPNLWW